A single genomic interval of Microbacterium oleivorans harbors:
- a CDS encoding ThuA domain-containing protein, protein MAHRALVLTGSGRYADPWHPFAEVGAQVADILRERDWEVAVSDEVDDGMAHLDGYDLVAVCAGDPWRGGSRGAPPASVAGFAAALDRGIGVLAVHAAVSSLRDYPEWAPALGAMWVPGLSYHPEAGEMTVQVEPDTVPAEVPTTFHTHDERYCALQRLGHRTVVAWHEGDGAKEAAAWVREHEGGRIAVDVLGHDARAFESSGHRTLVAALAGWAVAAR, encoded by the coding sequence ATGGCACACCGAGCACTCGTTCTCACCGGATCGGGCCGATACGCCGACCCCTGGCATCCATTCGCCGAGGTCGGAGCGCAGGTCGCCGACATCCTGCGCGAACGGGACTGGGAGGTCGCCGTCTCGGACGAGGTCGACGACGGGATGGCCCATCTCGACGGGTACGACCTGGTCGCGGTGTGCGCGGGCGACCCGTGGCGCGGTGGATCCCGCGGTGCACCGCCGGCGTCGGTCGCCGGCTTCGCCGCGGCTCTGGATCGCGGCATCGGCGTGCTGGCGGTGCACGCGGCGGTGTCGTCACTGCGGGACTATCCGGAATGGGCGCCGGCGCTCGGCGCGATGTGGGTGCCGGGCCTGTCGTACCACCCCGAGGCGGGAGAGATGACGGTGCAGGTCGAGCCCGACACGGTGCCGGCCGAGGTGCCGACGACGTTCCACACGCACGATGAGCGGTACTGCGCGCTGCAGCGACTGGGGCACCGCACCGTCGTCGCCTGGCACGAGGGCGACGGAGCGAAGGAAGCCGCGGCCTGGGTGCGCGAGCACGAGGGGGGTCGCATCGCCGTCGACGTTCTCGGCCACGACGCCCGCGCGTTCGAGTCCTCTGGTCACCGGACGCTGGTCGCGGCCCTCGCAGGATGGGCGGTCGCGGCGAGGTAG
- a CDS encoding TetR/AcrR family transcriptional regulator has translation MASKDPAVRSRRSGTERRAQIADAAERIAREHGLGAVTLRAVAAEIGVGSALVAHHAPSMDAVVAGAFEAIVAAELADLELLRAAAGDPVAAIGALLATLLDGTRSDVTLIWVQAWALGGRNDALAERVRAQTDAWVEFLERIVRDGVARGGFRVEDPAAVAAQLLGMIDGLNAHALVSWRDADARIALMSTAVEAMLGLTPGVLAARR, from the coding sequence ATGGCGTCAAAGGATCCCGCGGTGCGCTCGCGTCGCAGCGGCACCGAGCGGCGCGCGCAGATCGCGGATGCCGCCGAACGCATCGCTCGCGAGCACGGGCTCGGCGCCGTCACCCTGCGCGCCGTCGCGGCCGAGATCGGCGTCGGGTCGGCACTGGTGGCACACCACGCCCCGAGTATGGACGCCGTGGTCGCGGGGGCCTTCGAGGCGATCGTCGCCGCCGAGCTCGCCGACCTCGAGCTGCTGCGAGCCGCGGCCGGCGACCCCGTCGCAGCCATCGGAGCGCTGCTGGCGACACTGCTCGACGGCACTCGCTCGGACGTCACGCTCATCTGGGTGCAGGCGTGGGCGCTCGGCGGGCGCAACGACGCGCTCGCCGAGCGCGTGCGCGCTCAGACGGACGCCTGGGTCGAGTTCCTCGAGCGCATCGTGCGCGACGGCGTGGCGCGCGGCGGCTTCCGCGTCGAGGATCCTGCGGCGGTCGCCGCTCAGCTGCTGGGCATGATCGACGGGCTCAACGCTCATGCGCTCGTCTCGTGGCGCGACGCCGACGCCCGGATCGCGCTGATGTCGACCGCCGTGGAGGCGATGCTCGGGCTCACGCCGGGGGTGCTGGCCGCGCGCCGATAG
- a CDS encoding agmatine deiminase family protein: MSWRMPAETAPHERTWMAFPREGMTLGGTDAERDEGYAAWSAVARAVAEFEPVAMLVDPSETVRARSLLGDTVEQIAAPVDEFWMRDHGPTFVVDDERPGVLGAVDWIFNGWGAPGWADWRLSAEHARAVAAHVDAELVSSVLVNEGGGIHVDGTGTVLLTETVQLDPRRNPFADRARVDAEMLRTIGATTAIWLPRGLTRDYDEFGTNGHVDIVATFAAPGLVLLHAQPDAAHPDHAVMPEIRAALDGATDAAGRGLEIIELPAPAQLRDAEGFVDYSYVNHLVVNGGVIACGFGDATADDRARGILRDAYPGRRVVTVDARPLFARGGGIHCITQQQPALPRVDPPRSADDAPGAPAIAGESTEQVQR; this comes from the coding sequence ATGTCGTGGAGGATGCCGGCCGAGACCGCCCCGCACGAACGCACCTGGATGGCGTTCCCCCGCGAAGGCATGACCCTGGGCGGCACCGATGCCGAGCGCGACGAGGGCTACGCCGCGTGGAGCGCCGTCGCCCGAGCCGTCGCGGAGTTCGAGCCCGTCGCGATGCTCGTCGACCCGAGCGAGACCGTGCGCGCCCGGAGCCTCCTCGGCGACACGGTGGAGCAGATCGCGGCCCCGGTCGACGAGTTCTGGATGCGCGACCACGGCCCGACCTTCGTCGTCGACGACGAGCGGCCCGGGGTCCTCGGCGCCGTGGACTGGATCTTCAACGGCTGGGGCGCGCCCGGCTGGGCCGACTGGCGGCTCTCGGCCGAGCACGCCCGCGCGGTCGCCGCCCACGTCGACGCCGAGCTCGTCAGCTCGGTGCTCGTCAACGAGGGCGGCGGCATCCACGTCGACGGCACGGGAACCGTGCTGCTGACCGAGACCGTGCAACTCGACCCGCGCCGCAACCCGTTCGCCGACCGCGCGCGCGTCGATGCCGAGATGCTCCGGACGATCGGCGCGACGACGGCGATCTGGCTGCCGCGCGGCCTCACGCGCGACTACGACGAGTTCGGCACGAACGGCCACGTCGACATCGTCGCGACCTTCGCCGCCCCCGGGCTGGTGCTCCTGCACGCGCAGCCCGACGCCGCCCACCCCGACCACGCCGTGATGCCCGAGATCCGCGCCGCGCTCGACGGGGCGACGGATGCCGCCGGCCGCGGCCTCGAGATCATCGAGCTCCCCGCCCCCGCACAGCTGCGCGACGCCGAGGGGTTCGTCGACTACAGCTACGTCAACCACCTCGTCGTCAACGGCGGCGTCATCGCCTGCGGTTTCGGCGACGCCACCGCGGACGACCGCGCGCGCGGCATCCTCCGCGACGCCTATCCCGGACGCCGCGTGGTCACCGTCGACGCGCGTCCGCTGTTCGCCCGAGGCGGCGGCATCCACTGCATCACCCAGCAGCAGCCGGCCCTCCCCCGCGTCGACCCGCCGCGTTCGGCGGATGACGCTCCGGGAGCACCGGCGATTGCCGGGGAGTCGACCGAACAGGTGCAGCGGTGA
- a CDS encoding amidase — translation MIDVTEAGIAQLAAALASGETTAADLVRAYLVRVDAYDGPDTPTALNAVVVRNPDARAEAAESDARRARGASRGPLDGIPYTAKDSYLVRGLTAAAGSPAFADLVARRDAFTIERLRDAGAICLGLTNMPPMANGGMQRGLYGRAESPYNADYLTAPFASGSSNGSGTATAASFAAFGLGEETWSSGRGPASHNALCAYTPSRGVISVRGNWPLVPTMDVVVPHTRTMDDLLAVLDVIVADDTDTRGDFWRAQPWVTLPAASTVRPESYAELRVPSRDAARRTLSGRRLGVPRMYIGADLDAGTAAEPGIGGPTGRRIETRPSVVALWRTLRAELEAAGAEVVETDFPVVSRYENDRPGAGSIATAGRVSPDYLRREIVDLSAWAWDDFLRANGDPAFPGLAGIDGARIFPHPARALPDRYTGFDDDIAEYPAWVAAHPDITLEGIPGLEAGLRGLEETRRVDLEDWMDAAGLDAVVFPAVADIAPADADTNPESADLAWRNGTWIANGNLAVRHLGIPTVTVPMGMLADIGMPVGLTIAGRAYDDSALLQLGAAIETLTPRRTAPPRTPPLA, via the coding sequence GTGATCGACGTCACGGAGGCCGGGATCGCGCAGCTCGCGGCCGCGCTCGCGAGCGGCGAGACCACCGCGGCCGACCTCGTCCGGGCCTACCTCGTGCGCGTCGACGCCTACGACGGCCCCGACACCCCCACGGCCCTGAACGCCGTGGTCGTGCGCAATCCGGACGCTCGTGCCGAGGCCGCCGAATCGGACGCGCGGCGGGCGCGGGGCGCGTCCCGCGGCCCGCTCGACGGCATCCCCTACACCGCGAAGGACAGCTACCTGGTGCGCGGTCTCACCGCCGCGGCGGGAAGCCCCGCCTTCGCCGACCTGGTCGCCCGGCGCGACGCGTTCACCATCGAGCGGCTGCGGGATGCCGGGGCGATCTGCCTCGGCCTCACCAACATGCCCCCGATGGCCAACGGCGGCATGCAACGCGGCCTGTACGGGCGCGCGGAGAGCCCGTACAACGCGGACTACCTCACGGCTCCGTTCGCGTCGGGCTCCTCGAACGGGTCGGGCACCGCGACGGCCGCGAGCTTCGCGGCGTTCGGACTGGGCGAGGAGACCTGGTCGAGCGGCCGCGGACCCGCCTCGCACAACGCACTGTGCGCCTACACGCCCTCACGCGGGGTCATCTCCGTGCGCGGCAACTGGCCCCTCGTGCCGACGATGGACGTCGTGGTGCCCCACACCCGCACCATGGACGACCTGCTGGCCGTCCTCGACGTCATCGTCGCCGACGACACCGACACGCGCGGCGACTTCTGGCGCGCACAGCCGTGGGTCACCCTCCCGGCCGCGTCGACCGTGCGCCCGGAGAGCTACGCCGAGCTGCGCGTGCCGAGCCGGGACGCCGCCCGGCGCACCCTGTCCGGCCGGCGCCTGGGCGTCCCGCGCATGTACATCGGCGCCGACCTCGACGCGGGCACCGCCGCCGAACCCGGCATCGGCGGCCCCACGGGTCGGCGCATCGAGACCCGCCCGAGCGTGGTCGCGCTGTGGCGTACCCTGCGCGCCGAGCTGGAGGCCGCCGGGGCCGAGGTCGTCGAGACCGACTTCCCCGTCGTGTCGAGGTACGAGAACGACCGACCCGGCGCCGGGTCCATCGCCACCGCCGGACGGGTGAGCCCCGACTACCTGCGGCGCGAGATCGTCGACCTCTCGGCCTGGGCGTGGGACGACTTCCTCCGGGCGAACGGCGACCCCGCCTTCCCGGGGCTCGCGGGGATCGACGGGGCGCGCATCTTCCCGCACCCGGCCCGAGCCCTGCCCGACCGCTACACCGGCTTCGACGACGACATCGCGGAGTACCCCGCGTGGGTCGCCGCGCACCCCGACATCACGCTCGAGGGCATCCCCGGGCTCGAGGCGGGGCTGCGCGGGCTGGAAGAGACCCGCCGCGTCGATCTGGAGGACTGGATGGATGCCGCCGGCCTCGACGCCGTCGTCTTCCCCGCCGTCGCCGACATCGCCCCGGCCGACGCCGACACGAACCCCGAGTCGGCCGACCTCGCCTGGCGCAACGGCACCTGGATCGCCAACGGCAACCTCGCCGTCCGCCACCTCGGCATCCCCACGGTGACCGTTCCGATGGGCATGCTCGCCGACATCGGGATGCCGGTGGGCCTGACCATCGCCGGTCGCGCCTACGACGACAGCGCGCTGCTCCAGCTCGGCGCGGCCATCGAGACGCTCACCCCGAGGCGGACCGCGCCGCCGCGCACGCCGCCCCTCGCCTGA
- a CDS encoding pyridoxal phosphate-dependent decarboxylase family protein, translated as MTEHFPARMHDITDETRGIVDLVLEYSRGRLLAEDTPLDKPLPPAELRRLTGRTIVEEGIGARKAIGVFEHILAPSCISTDDPRYLSFIPSAPSKAAAAFDVVVSASALYGGSWLEGAGAVHAENEVLRWLADEFGLPAGAGGAFVQGGTLGNLSALVAARETARSRGIRPDRWRVVCSAEAHSSIASAARVMDVEVVAVPVADDGVLRGEAVRAALDEHGDSVFAVVATAGSTNFGIVDDIASVAAVTRERDVWLHVDGAYGLAAMLSPVARHRFAGVEHADSVIVDPHKWLFAPFDACALIYRDPELGRRAHTQHAEYLDTLTETGDWSPSDYAVHLTRRPRGLPLWFSLATYGTDVYRAAITRSIELAERIADEIDRRPELTLVRRPQLGVVVFERDGWERADYSRWSSDLLERQHAFVTPSSHAGRTNARFAILNPRTTFDDLTGILDTMS; from the coding sequence ATGACCGAGCACTTCCCGGCCCGCATGCACGACATCACCGACGAGACCCGCGGCATCGTCGACCTCGTGCTGGAGTACTCCCGCGGGCGCCTGCTCGCCGAGGACACCCCGCTCGACAAGCCTTTGCCGCCGGCGGAGCTGCGACGCCTGACGGGGCGGACGATCGTCGAGGAGGGCATCGGCGCGCGCAAGGCGATCGGGGTGTTCGAGCACATCCTCGCCCCCTCGTGCATCTCGACCGACGACCCGCGCTATCTGTCGTTCATCCCGAGCGCCCCGTCGAAGGCGGCCGCCGCGTTCGACGTCGTCGTCTCGGCGAGCGCGCTCTACGGAGGGTCGTGGCTCGAGGGCGCCGGCGCGGTGCACGCCGAGAACGAGGTGCTGCGGTGGCTCGCCGACGAGTTCGGCCTGCCGGCCGGTGCGGGCGGGGCGTTCGTGCAGGGAGGCACGCTCGGCAACCTCTCGGCGCTCGTCGCCGCGCGCGAGACCGCGCGCTCGCGCGGCATCCGTCCCGACCGCTGGCGGGTCGTCTGCAGCGCTGAGGCGCACTCGTCGATCGCGTCGGCGGCGCGGGTGATGGACGTCGAGGTGGTGGCCGTCCCCGTCGCCGACGACGGCGTGCTGCGGGGCGAGGCCGTGCGGGCCGCGCTCGACGAGCACGGCGACAGCGTGTTCGCCGTCGTCGCGACCGCGGGATCGACCAATTTCGGCATCGTCGACGACATCGCCTCGGTGGCCGCGGTCACCCGCGAGCGGGATGTCTGGCTGCACGTCGACGGCGCGTACGGGCTCGCGGCGATGCTCTCGCCCGTCGCCCGCCACCGCTTCGCCGGCGTCGAGCACGCCGACTCGGTCATCGTCGACCCGCACAAGTGGCTCTTCGCGCCGTTCGATGCCTGCGCGCTCATCTACCGCGACCCGGAGCTCGGCCGGCGCGCGCACACCCAGCACGCGGAGTACCTCGACACCCTCACCGAGACGGGCGACTGGAGCCCGTCGGACTACGCGGTGCACCTCACCCGCCGCCCGCGCGGACTGCCGCTGTGGTTCTCGCTCGCGACCTACGGCACCGACGTGTACCGCGCCGCCATCACCCGCTCGATCGAGCTCGCCGAACGCATCGCCGACGAGATCGATCGGCGACCCGAGCTGACGCTGGTGCGACGCCCGCAGCTGGGGGTCGTGGTGTTCGAGCGGGACGGTTGGGAGCGCGCCGACTACAGCCGCTGGTCATCCGATCTGCTCGAGCGGCAGCACGCCTTCGTCACGCCCAGCAGCCACGCCGGCAGGACGAACGCCCGCTTCGCCATCCTGAACCCTCGGACCACGTTCGACGATCTCACCGGCATCCTCGACACGATGTCGTGA
- a CDS encoding S26 family signal peptidase: MSAPPLTRRQAREPQPAPARPRRWGALVADTALAVAGVAGALCVVLALATVLLDVRVTLFSTGSMSPTIPAGAAAIARGIPAAEIQVGDVVTVERPGKLPITHRVTEVAAVPDGAPQARRITMRGDANAVEDPFPYDVERVRVVVFSVPGVAPLLSAAGTPPVLAAVTIAATALVVGVFWPRSRRRDAPRPGASSPAPTGGDDEGSP; this comes from the coding sequence GTGAGCGCACCCCCGCTGACCCGGAGGCAGGCCCGTGAGCCGCAGCCCGCACCTGCCCGTCCCCGCCGCTGGGGTGCCCTGGTCGCCGACACCGCCCTCGCCGTCGCGGGCGTCGCGGGGGCGCTGTGCGTCGTGCTGGCGCTCGCGACGGTGCTGCTCGACGTGCGGGTCACCCTCTTCAGCACCGGATCGATGTCGCCGACCATTCCGGCCGGTGCAGCGGCGATCGCCCGCGGCATCCCGGCGGCGGAGATCCAGGTGGGCGATGTCGTCACCGTCGAACGACCGGGGAAGCTGCCCATCACCCACCGCGTGACCGAGGTCGCCGCCGTGCCGGACGGAGCGCCCCAGGCGCGCAGGATCACGATGCGCGGTGACGCCAACGCCGTCGAGGACCCGTTCCCGTACGACGTCGAACGCGTGCGGGTCGTGGTGTTCTCGGTGCCCGGCGTCGCTCCGCTGCTGTCGGCCGCGGGGACGCCGCCCGTGCTTGCGGCGGTCACGATCGCCGCGACGGCACTCGTGGTGGGGGTGTTCTGGCCCCGGTCGCGGCGCCGTGATGCACCGAGGCCGGGAGCGTCGAGCCCGGCGCCGACCGGCGGGGACGACGAGGGGTCTCCGTGA
- a CDS encoding SipW-dependent-type signal peptide-containing protein yields the protein MGARRDARRRLRRRRVLAVLAAGSVLGVGMISTIAAWTDTEVVTGAFNASTFDTQSQSAASPTYASHATSATSAALTFTSAGLSPGATTQAWLNIRTSPTSTVGGSITLTGATASGTLATVLEYRAVRLAAAVPTSTCNAAAFTTGTPTFIAGGSSTWLPVTTAPTPVVASAIDAAGAQLGFCVEVRIAPTAASTFQGAGATVTWTFTGTSAS from the coding sequence ATGGGCGCGAGACGGGACGCGCGGCGGCGCCTGCGGCGTCGGCGCGTCCTCGCGGTGCTGGCAGCGGGCAGCGTCCTCGGGGTGGGGATGATCTCGACCATCGCCGCCTGGACCGACACCGAGGTCGTCACCGGCGCGTTCAACGCGAGCACCTTCGACACGCAGTCGCAGAGCGCGGCGTCGCCCACCTACGCGAGCCACGCGACCTCGGCGACGAGCGCCGCGCTGACCTTCACCAGCGCGGGGCTCTCGCCCGGGGCGACCACCCAGGCGTGGCTCAACATCCGTACGTCGCCCACCTCGACGGTCGGGGGCTCGATCACGCTCACCGGTGCGACCGCCTCCGGGACGCTGGCCACGGTGCTCGAGTACCGCGCGGTGCGGCTCGCGGCTGCGGTGCCGACCTCGACCTGCAACGCCGCCGCCTTCACGACGGGGACCCCGACGTTCATCGCCGGGGGGAGCTCGACCTGGCTGCCGGTGACCACAGCGCCCACGCCGGTCGTCGCCAGCGCGATCGACGCCGCCGGCGCGCAGCTCGGGTTCTGCGTCGAGGTGCGCATCGCGCCGACGGCGGCCAGCACCTTCCAGGGCGCCGGCGCGACGGTCACCTGGACCTTCACCGGAACCTCGGCGAGCTGA
- a CDS encoding SipW-dependent-type signal peptide-containing protein translates to MTISHAPASDTDRERPSRRRRMALALAAGGLVLGVGGIVTLAVWNDSEFVTGTFGSGQFDLQGSTDGTAFTSDPTAPGKTLTFTVDADTLAPDDVVYAPFAVQLSAASTNEAAVTIENVIGGAIGDDLTYSVFVEDAFGTTCSDAAPPTGPEVVADRAADATGLVDVFDLTAAADPVNLCFVVTAGDIGQGETGTITWEFAGTSGDTL, encoded by the coding sequence ATGACGATCAGCCACGCCCCCGCCTCCGACACCGATCGCGAACGCCCGTCGCGCCGCCGCCGGATGGCGCTCGCGCTGGCCGCCGGCGGCCTCGTGCTCGGCGTCGGCGGCATCGTCACGCTGGCGGTGTGGAACGACTCGGAGTTCGTCACCGGTACCTTCGGCTCCGGGCAGTTCGATCTTCAGGGCAGCACGGACGGCACCGCCTTCACGAGCGACCCGACCGCGCCGGGCAAGACCCTGACGTTCACCGTCGATGCCGACACGTTGGCTCCCGACGACGTCGTCTACGCGCCCTTCGCCGTGCAGCTGTCGGCGGCGTCGACCAACGAGGCGGCCGTGACGATCGAGAACGTCATCGGCGGAGCCATCGGCGACGACCTCACGTACTCGGTCTTCGTCGAGGACGCTTTCGGCACCACGTGCTCGGACGCCGCGCCCCCGACGGGCCCCGAGGTCGTCGCCGACCGTGCGGCCGACGCGACCGGGCTCGTCGACGTCTTCGACCTCACCGCCGCCGCCGACCCCGTGAACCTCTGCTTCGTCGTCACCGCCGGCGACATCGGCCAGGGCGAGACCGGCACCATCACCTGGGAGTTCGCGGGAACCTCGGGCGACACGCTGTAA
- the cls gene encoding cardiolipin synthase: MTIEVTALELPGWWLFLVFVADLIVRITAIVVVPRNRRPTAAMAWLLAIYFIPFVGVLLFLLIGNPRLPRKRRRMQREINQYIRETSEGLDFGTLRPDAPAWFTSVVTLNRNLGAMPLAGDNGAEIISEYDESIRRMAEEVRRAERYVHVEFYILQSDKTTDVFFAALEEVAARGVTVRVLLDYWANRGKPCYRATVKRLTAMGADWHHMLPVQPLRGKYQRPDLRNHRKLIVVDGTVAFTGSQNMTDSTYNLKKNIKRGLHWVDLMVRVQGPVVASIDAVFLSDWYSETGSAPSEDVGLFELESGPGDLDCQIVPSGPGFEFQNNLKLFTALLFAAQQRVIIVSPYFVPDEGLLLAVQTACQRGLQVELFVSEEGDQAMVYHAQRSYYEALLRAGVKIWMYPKPYILHTKSLTIDDDVAIIGSSNMDMRSFGLNLEISMLVRGEEFVSQLRAVEDQYRDLARELTLEEWMKQPLRSTVLDNLARLTSALQ; the protein is encoded by the coding sequence GTGACGATCGAGGTGACGGCATTAGAGCTCCCCGGGTGGTGGCTCTTCCTGGTCTTCGTCGCCGACCTGATCGTGCGCATCACCGCGATCGTCGTCGTTCCGCGCAACCGGCGCCCCACGGCCGCGATGGCCTGGCTGCTCGCGATCTACTTCATCCCCTTCGTCGGCGTGCTGCTGTTCCTCCTCATCGGCAACCCGCGGCTGCCGCGCAAGCGACGACGGATGCAGCGCGAGATCAACCAGTACATCCGCGAGACCAGTGAGGGGCTCGACTTCGGCACGCTCCGCCCCGATGCGCCCGCGTGGTTCACCTCCGTCGTCACCCTCAACCGCAACCTCGGCGCGATGCCCCTGGCGGGCGACAACGGTGCCGAGATCATCTCGGAGTACGACGAGAGCATCCGCCGGATGGCCGAGGAGGTGCGTCGGGCGGAGCGGTACGTGCACGTCGAGTTCTACATCCTGCAGTCCGACAAGACGACCGACGTCTTCTTCGCCGCGCTCGAGGAGGTCGCTGCGCGGGGCGTGACGGTCCGCGTGCTGCTGGACTACTGGGCGAACCGCGGCAAGCCCTGCTATCGCGCCACCGTGAAGCGGCTCACCGCGATGGGGGCGGACTGGCACCACATGCTCCCGGTGCAGCCGCTGCGCGGCAAGTACCAGCGTCCCGATCTGCGCAATCACCGCAAGCTCATCGTCGTCGACGGCACGGTGGCATTCACGGGCTCGCAGAACATGACCGACTCGACCTACAACCTGAAGAAGAACATCAAGCGTGGCCTCCACTGGGTCGACCTGATGGTGCGTGTGCAGGGGCCTGTCGTCGCCAGCATCGACGCCGTGTTCCTCTCGGACTGGTACAGCGAGACCGGCTCGGCCCCGTCGGAGGACGTCGGGCTGTTCGAGCTCGAGAGCGGACCGGGCGACCTGGACTGTCAGATCGTGCCGTCCGGTCCCGGATTCGAGTTCCAGAACAACCTCAAGCTCTTCACCGCGCTCCTGTTCGCCGCGCAGCAGCGCGTCATCATCGTCAGCCCGTACTTCGTGCCCGACGAAGGGCTGCTGCTGGCCGTGCAGACGGCCTGCCAGCGCGGGCTGCAGGTCGAGCTGTTCGTCTCGGAGGAAGGCGATCAGGCGATGGTCTACCACGCCCAGCGCAGCTACTACGAGGCGCTGCTGCGGGCGGGCGTGAAGATCTGGATGTACCCCAAGCCCTACATCCTGCACACCAAGAGCCTGACGATCGACGACGACGTCGCCATCATCGGCTCGAGCAACATGGACATGCGCTCGTTCGGTCTGAACCTCGAGATCTCGATGCTCGTGCGAGGCGAGGAGTTCGTCTCGCAACTGCGCGCGGTCGAGGATCAGTACCGGGATCTCGCCCGCGAGCTGACGCTCGAGGAGTGGATGAAGCAGCCGTTGCGCTCCACCGTGCTCGACAACCTCGCGCGGCTGACCTCCGCGCTGCAGTAG
- a CDS encoding DUF4192 family protein, translating to MTTTVAAADAAHFLSLVPHLLGFRPEQSLVVVPFAGSRSLGAMRVDLPGGGLDQLDSAAATIIGMVCRIPDADAATAVVYTADSAADGLPGARVLAAVGRAADVCGIRVVDLLTVASDGWGSHLDVEHPAGGRPLSRIADAAAQHPTAFETPPVLEHQAAGADLPHRSASERRVIGGALRSLEDALAVVSGMPRVGGGRRRDRAGGRGVDPASLAIACELDDPPRVFEDALALGPEALDPARVALLVWCLSRPGLRDVALVQWATSRDGGDDALDAQLRWEEGEDYPERLGAIMWGDGARPDAERLGAALALVRHVAALAPRRLRPGPLALCAWLSWALGRSTHAASYAQRALEIDPDHGLAEIMASFVQVGHLPDWAFRRRGHVR from the coding sequence ATGACCACCACCGTCGCCGCTGCGGATGCCGCGCACTTCCTGTCCCTCGTTCCCCACCTGCTCGGGTTCCGCCCCGAGCAGAGCCTCGTCGTCGTGCCGTTCGCCGGGTCGCGCAGCCTCGGCGCGATGCGCGTCGACCTCCCCGGGGGCGGCCTCGACCAGCTCGACAGCGCCGCGGCGACCATCATCGGCATGGTCTGCCGCATCCCCGACGCCGATGCCGCCACCGCCGTCGTCTACACCGCCGACTCCGCCGCCGACGGCCTGCCCGGTGCACGCGTGCTCGCGGCGGTGGGGCGTGCGGCCGACGTGTGCGGCATCCGCGTCGTCGATCTGCTCACCGTCGCCTCGGACGGCTGGGGGTCGCATCTCGACGTCGAGCACCCCGCCGGCGGGCGTCCTCTGTCGCGGATCGCGGATGCCGCGGCCCAGCACCCGACCGCGTTCGAGACGCCGCCGGTGCTGGAGCATCAGGCCGCTGGAGCCGACCTGCCCCACCGGAGCGCCTCGGAGCGGCGGGTCATCGGCGGGGCCCTCCGGTCGCTCGAGGACGCGCTCGCCGTGGTCAGCGGGATGCCGCGGGTCGGGGGCGGTCGAAGGCGGGACCGAGCCGGCGGTCGCGGCGTCGACCCGGCCTCGCTGGCGATCGCGTGCGAGCTCGACGATCCGCCGCGGGTGTTCGAGGATGCCCTCGCGCTGGGCCCCGAGGCCCTCGATCCGGCGCGCGTCGCGCTGCTGGTCTGGTGTCTCTCGCGCCCCGGGCTGCGCGACGTCGCCCTCGTGCAATGGGCCACGAGCCGCGACGGCGGGGACGACGCGCTCGACGCCCAGCTGCGGTGGGAGGAGGGCGAGGACTATCCCGAGCGGCTGGGCGCGATCATGTGGGGCGACGGCGCCCGCCCCGATGCCGAACGACTGGGCGCCGCCCTCGCGCTCGTCCGGCATGTCGCGGCGCTGGCACCCCGGCGGCTGCGCCCCGGTCCGCTCGCGCTGTGCGCGTGGCTGTCGTGGGCGCTCGGGCGCTCGACGCATGCGGCGTCGTACGCCCAGCGAGCTCTCGAGATCGATCCCGACCACGGGCTGGCCGAGATCATGGCGTCGTTCGTGCAGGTCGGGCACCTGCCCGACTGGGCCTTTCGCAGGCGCGGGCACGTACGATAG